Proteins co-encoded in one Streptococcus pyogenes genomic window:
- the smeZ gene encoding streptococcal mitogenic exotoxin SmeZ — MKKTKLIFSFTSIFIAIISRPVFGLEVDNNSLLRNIYSTIVYEYSDTVIDFKTSHNLVTKKLDVRDARDFFINSEMDEYAANDFKDGDKIAMFSVPFDWNYLSEGKVIAYTYGGMTPYQEEPMSKNIPVNLWINRKQIPVPYNQISTNKTTVTAQEIDLKVRKFLISQHQLYSSGSSYKSGKLVFHTNDNSDKYSLDLFYVGYRDKESIFKVYKDNKSFNIDKIGHLDIEIDS, encoded by the coding sequence ATGAAAAAAACAAAACTTATTTTTTCTTTTACTTCAATATTCATTGCAATAATTTCTCGTCCTGTGTTTGGATTAGAAGTAGATAATAATTCCCTTCTAAGGAATATCTATAGTACGATTGTATATGAATATTCAGATACAGTAATTGATTTTAAAACCAGTCATAACTTAGTGACTAAGAAACTTGATGTTAGAGATGCTAGAGATTTTTTTATTAACTCCGAAATGGATGAATATGCAGCCAATGATTTTAAAGATGGAGATAAAATAGCTATGTTCTCCGTCCCATTTGATTGGAACTACTTGTCAGAAGGAAAAGTCATAGCATATACCTATGGTGGAATGACGCCTTATCAAGAAGAACCAATGTCTAAAAATATCCCTGTTAATTTATGGATTAATAGAAAGCAGATTCCTGTCCCCTATAATCAAATATCAACTAACAAAACAACAGTTACAGCTCAAGAAATTGATCTAAAGGTTAGAAAATTTTTAATATCACAACATCAATTATATTCTTCTGGTTCTAGCTACAAAAGTGGTAAATTAGTTTTTCATACAAATGATAATTCAGATAAATATTCTCTCGATCTTTTCTATGTAGGATATAGAGATAAAGAAAGTATTTTTAAAGTATACAAAGACAATAAATCTTTCAATATAGATAAAATTGGGCATTTAGATATAGAAATTGACTCCTAA
- a CDS encoding ABC transporter ATP-binding protein, giving the protein MTETLLSIKDLSITFTQYGRFLKPFQSTPIQALNLEVKKGELLAIIGASGSGKSLLAHAIMDILPKNAAVTGDMIYRGQSLTSKRIKQLRGKEMTLIPQSVNYLDPSMKVKHQVRLGISENAKATQEGLFQQFGLKESDGDLYPFQLSGGMLRRVLFTTCISDTVSLIIADEPTPGLHPDALQMVLDQLRSFADKGISVIFITHDIVAASQIADRITIFKEGKAIETAPASFFSGGGEQLQTEFARRLWRTLPQQDFLKGVTHDLRG; this is encoded by the coding sequence ATGACAGAAACATTATTAAGCATTAAAGACCTCTCCATCACCTTCACTCAATACGGAAGATTTTTAAAACCATTTCAATCCACACCGATCCAAGCGCTGAATTTAGAAGTTAAAAAAGGTGAGTTATTAGCTATTATAGGTGCTAGTGGTTCAGGCAAGAGTTTATTAGCACATGCTATTATGGATATTCTTCCTAAAAATGCAGCTGTAACAGGAGATATGATTTATCGTGGTCAATCACTAACTTCTAAACGCATCAAACAGTTGCGAGGAAAAGAAATGACGTTGATTCCACAATCCGTTAATTATTTAGATCCATCTATGAAAGTCAAGCATCAGGTGCGCTTGGGTATCTCAGAAAATGCTAAGGCTACTCAAGAAGGATTGTTTCAACAGTTTGGATTAAAAGAAAGTGATGGTGACTTGTATCCTTTCCAACTTTCTGGCGGAATGCTCCGACGTGTTTTGTTTACAACGTGTATTAGTGATACGGTTTCTTTGATTATTGCGGATGAGCCCACCCCTGGATTACATCCAGATGCTCTGCAAATGGTTTTAGATCAACTACGCTCCTTTGCAGATAAAGGAATAAGCGTCATATTTATCACCCATGATATTGTAGCAGCTAGTCAAATTGCGGATCGTATTACTATTTTTAAAGAGGGAAAAGCTATTGAAACAGCCCCAGCTAGCTTTTTTAGCGGAGGTGGGGAGCAATTACAAACAGAATTTGCGAGACGTTTATGGCGCACACTCCCTCAGCAAGACTTTTTGAAAGGAGTTACTCATGACCTTAGAGGCTAA
- a CDS encoding GNAT family N-acetyltransferase: MKIIEYKGNYRDDLIFMVLEAKNALRRIPSINPDLLTIETSYLEKEDCFWLAVNEESRVIGSIAYSSIPKTNEVFLHRLFIKPSLKHQGIGSQLLAFAEDYLRKIGKSHVRIHLGQPKEQWFESYRFYPKHGYQFYDDTHLIKKLI, from the coding sequence ATGAAAATAATTGAGTACAAAGGAAATTACAGAGATGACCTCATTTTTATGGTCTTGGAAGCAAAAAATGCCTTAAGGAGAATTCCCAGCATTAACCCGGATCTTTTGACAATTGAAACAAGTTATTTGGAAAAAGAGGATTGTTTTTGGCTAGCGGTCAATGAAGAAAGTCGTGTTATTGGCTCAATCGCTTATTCTTCTATTCCCAAAACAAATGAGGTCTTCTTGCACCGTCTCTTCATCAAACCAAGCTTAAAACATCAAGGCATTGGCAGTCAACTTCTGGCGTTTGCAGAAGATTATCTAAGGAAAATCGGCAAGAGTCATGTTCGTATCCACTTAGGTCAACCTAAAGAACAATGGTTTGAATCTTATCGGTTTTATCCTAAACATGGTTATCAATTCTATGATGACACGCATCTCATCAAGAAACTAATCTAA
- a CDS encoding pneumococcal-type histidine triad protein: MKKTYGYIGSVAAILLATHIGSYQLGKHHMGSATKDNQIAYIDDSKGKAKAPKTNKTMDQISAEEGISAEQIVVKITDQGYVTSHGDHYHFYNGKVPYDAIISEELLMTDPNYRFKQSDVINEILDGYVIKVNGNYYVYLKPGSKRKNIRTKQQIAEQVAKGTKEAKEKGLAQVAHLSKEEVAAVNEAKRQGRYTTDDGYIFSPTDIIDDLGDAYLVPHGNHYHYIPKKDLSPSELAAAQAYWSQKQGRGARPSDYRPTPAPAPGRRKAPIPDVTPNPGQGHQPDNGGYHPAPPRPNDASQNKHQRDEFKGKTFKELLDQLHRLDLKYRHVEEDGLIFEPTQVIKSNAFGYVVPHGDHYHIIPRSQLSPLEMELADRYLAGQTEDDDSGSDHSKPSDKEVTHTFLGHRIKAYGKGLDGKPYDTSDAYVFSKESIHSVDKSGVTAKHGDHFHYIGFGELEQYELDEVANWVKAKGQADELAAALDQEQGKEKPLFDTKKVSRKVTKDGKVGYMMPKDGKDYFYARDQLDLTQIAFAEQELMLKDKKHYRYDIVDTGIEPRLAVDVSSLPMHAGNATYDTGSSFVIPHIDHIHVVPYSWLTRDQIATIKYVMQHPEVRPDIWSKPGHEESGSVIPNVTPLDKRAGMPNWQIIHSAEEVQKALAEGRFATPDGYIFDPRDVLAKETFVWKDGSFSIPRADGSSLRTINKSDLSQAEWQQAQELLAKKNAGDATDTDKPKEKQQADKSNENQQPSEASKEEEKESDDFIDSLPDYGLDRATLEDHINQLAQKANIDPKYLIFQPEGVQFYNKNGELVTYDIKTLQQINP, from the coding sequence GTGAAGAAAACATATGGTTATATCGGCTCAGTTGCTGCTATTTTACTAGCTACTCATATTGGAAGTTACCAACTTGGTAAGCATCATATGGGTTCAGCAACAAAGGACAATCAAATTGCCTATATTGATGATAGCAAAGGTAAGGCAAAAGCCCCTAAAACAAACAAAACGATGGATCAAATCAGTGCTGAAGAAGGCATCTCTGCTGAACAGATCGTAGTCAAAATTACTGACCAAGGCTATGTGACCTCACATGGTGACCATTATCATTTTTACAATGGGAAAGTTCCTTATGATGCGATTATTAGTGAAGAGTTGTTGATGACGGATCCTAATTACCGTTTTAAACAATCAGACGTTATCAATGAAATCTTAGACGGTTACGTTATTAAAGTCAATGGCAACTATTATGTTTACCTCAAGCCAGGTAGCAAGCGCAAAAACATTCGAACCAAACAACAAATTGCTGAGCAAGTAGCCAAAGGAACTAAAGAAGCTAAAGAAAAAGGTTTAGCTCAAGTGGCCCATCTCAGTAAAGAAGAAGTTGCGGCAGTCAATGAAGCAAAAAGACAAGGACGCTATACTACAGACGATGGCTATATTTTTAGTCCGACAGATATCATTGATGATTTAGGAGATGCTTATTTAGTACCTCATGGTAATCACTATCATTATATTCCTAAAAAGGATTTGTCTCCAAGTGAGCTAGCTGCTGCACAAGCCTACTGGAGTCAAAAACAAGGTCGAGGTGCTAGACCGTCTGATTACCGCCCGACACCAGCCCCAGCCCCAGGTCGTAGGAAAGCCCCAATTCCTGATGTGACGCCTAACCCTGGACAAGGTCATCAGCCAGATAACGGTGGCTATCATCCAGCGCCTCCTAGGCCAAATGATGCGTCACAAAACAAACACCAAAGAGATGAGTTTAAAGGAAAAACCTTTAAGGAACTTTTAGATCAACTACACCGTCTTGATTTGAAATACCGTCATGTGGAAGAAGATGGGTTGATTTTTGAACCGACTCAAGTGATCAAATCAAACGCTTTTGGGTATGTGGTGCCTCATGGAGATCATTATCATATTATCCCAAGAAGTCAGTTATCACCTCTTGAAATGGAATTAGCAGATCGATACTTAGCCGGCCAAACTGAGGACGATGACTCAGGTTCAGATCATTCAAAACCATCAGATAAAGAAGTGACACATACCTTTCTTGGTCATCGCATCAAAGCTTACGGAAAAGGCTTAGATGGTAAACCATATGATACGAGTGATGCTTATGTTTTTAGTAAAGAATCCATTCATTCAGTGGATAAATCAGGAGTTACAGCTAAACACGGAGATCATTTCCACTATATAGGATTTGGAGAACTTGAACAATATGAGTTGGATGAGGTCGCTAACTGGGTGAAAGCAAAAGGTCAAGCTGATGAGCTTGCTGCTGCTTTGGATCAGGAACAAGGCAAAGAAAAACCACTCTTTGACACTAAAAAAGTGAGTCGCAAAGTAACAAAAGATGGTAAAGTGGGCTATATGATGCCAAAAGATGGCAAGGACTATTTCTATGCTCGTGATCAACTTGATTTGACTCAGATTGCCTTTGCCGAACAAGAACTAATGCTTAAAGATAAGAAACATTACCGTTATGACATTGTTGACACAGGTATTGAGCCACGACTTGCTGTAGATGTGTCAAGTCTGCCGATGCATGCTGGTAATGCTACTTACGATACTGGAAGTTCGTTTGTTATCCCTCATATTGATCATATCCATGTCGTTCCGTATTCATGGTTGACGCGCGATCAGATTGCAACAATCAAGTATGTGATGCAACACCCCGAAGTTCGTCCGGATATATGGTCTAAGCCAGGGCATGAAGAGTCAGGTTCGGTCATTCCAAATGTTACGCCTCTTGATAAACGTGCTGGTATGCCAAACTGGCAAATTATCCATTCTGCTGAAGAAGTTCAAAAAGCCCTAGCAGAAGGTCGTTTTGCAACACCAGACGGCTATATTTTCGATCCACGAGATGTTTTGGCCAAAGAAACTTTTGTATGGAAAGATGGCTCCTTTAGCATCCCAAGAGCAGATGGCAGTTCATTGAGAACCATTAATAAATCTGATCTATCCCAAGCTGAGTGGCAACAAGCTCAAGAGTTATTGGCAAAGAAAAACGCTGGTGATGCTACTGATACGGATAAACCCAAAGAAAAGCAACAGGCAGATAAGAGCAATGAAAACCAACAGCCAAGTGAAGCCAGTAAAGAAGAAGAAAAAGAATCAGATGACTTTATAGACAGTTTACCAGACTATGGTCTAGATAGAGCAACCCTAGAAGATCATATCAATCAATTAGCACAAAAAGCTAATATCGATCCTAAGTATCTCATTTTCCAACCAGAAGGTGTCCAATTTTATAATAAAAATGGTGAATTGGTAACTTATGATATCAAGACACTTCAACAAATAAACCCTTAA
- a CDS encoding ABC transporter permease yields the protein MILKRRTVVLWQLGIAISLILSILALNLYFYRTPLETNAALRNLAPSLNHLFGTDGLGRDMFVRTIKGLYFSLQVGLLGALMGVFLATVFGVLAGLGNSLIDKIIAWLVDLFIGMPHLIFMILISFVVGKGAQGVIIATAVTHWPSLARLIRNEVYDLKNKAFVQLSKSMGKTPYYIVRHHILPLIASQIFIGFILLFPHVILHEASMTFLGFGLSAEQPSVGIILSEAAKHISLGNWWLVIFPGLYLILVVNAFDTIGESLKKLFYPQTDHF from the coding sequence ATGATATTGAAACGTCGAACGGTGGTTTTATGGCAACTGGGTATCGCCATTTCTCTCATTCTTAGTATTCTAGCCTTAAACCTTTATTTCTATAGGACGCCTTTGGAAACCAATGCAGCTTTACGCAACCTCGCTCCTTCCTTAAACCATCTTTTTGGGACAGATGGTTTAGGTAGGGATATGTTTGTCAGAACGATTAAAGGGCTTTATTTCTCTTTACAAGTCGGCTTATTAGGCGCCCTTATGGGAGTCTTTCTTGCGACCGTTTTTGGAGTGCTTGCAGGTCTAGGAAATAGCCTTATTGATAAAATAATAGCCTGGTTGGTTGATTTGTTTATTGGTATGCCTCATTTGATTTTTATGATTCTCATTTCTTTTGTTGTTGGGAAAGGGGCTCAAGGGGTTATCATTGCAACAGCTGTTACCCATTGGCCCTCTCTAGCAAGGCTTATCCGCAATGAAGTCTATGATCTAAAGAATAAAGCCTTTGTCCAGCTCTCTAAAAGCATGGGAAAAACGCCTTATTATATTGTGAGGCATCATATCCTGCCTTTGATTGCTTCTCAAATTTTCATTGGGTTTATCCTCTTATTTCCGCACGTCATCTTGCATGAAGCATCCATGACTTTCTTAGGATTTGGCCTTTCTGCCGAACAACCTTCGGTTGGTATCATTTTGTCAGAGGCAGCTAAGCATATCTCTCTTGGCAATTGGTGGTTGGTGATTTTTCCAGGCCTTTATCTTATTTTGGTTGTCAATGCCTTTGATACTATCGGAGAATCTTTAAAGAAACTCTTTTACCCTCAAACGGATCATTTTTAG
- a CDS encoding CsbD family protein — MSEEKLKSKIEQASGGLKEGAGKLTGDKELEAKGFVEKTIAKGKELADDAKEAVEGAVDAVKEKLK; from the coding sequence ATGTCAGAAGAAAAATTAAAATCAAAAATTGAGCAAGCATCTGGTGGCCTAAAAGAAGGTGCTGGTAAGTTGACAGGTGATAAAGAGCTAGAAGCAAAAGGATTTGTTGAAAAAACAATTGCTAAAGGCAAAGAACTTGCAGACGATGCAAAGGAAGCGGTTGAAGGTGCTGTAGATGCCGTTAAGGAAAAATTAAAATAA
- a CDS encoding ABC transporter ATP-binding protein, protein MTLEAKKLGFYHKKDQWLFKEIDLEVAPGQILGIFGQSGCGKTSLSRVLAGFLQPKSGEVLVDGSHLPNKAFRPVQLIQQHPEQTMNPLWPMKKSLEEAYYPSQDLRDAFGIQEKWLKRRPSELSGGELQRFSIVRSLHPETKYLIADEMTTMLDSITQASVWKSLLEIVKDRNLGLIIISHEFDMLEKLCDACYMIEENRTQLFKHT, encoded by the coding sequence ATGACCTTAGAGGCTAAAAAGCTTGGCTTTTATCATAAAAAAGATCAATGGCTTTTTAAGGAGATTGATTTAGAGGTAGCACCTGGTCAAATCTTAGGGATATTTGGACAAAGTGGGTGTGGAAAAACGAGTTTATCCAGAGTGCTTGCTGGTTTTTTGCAGCCTAAATCTGGTGAAGTATTAGTTGATGGCAGTCATTTGCCTAACAAAGCATTTAGACCTGTACAACTTATCCAACAACATCCTGAACAAACCATGAATCCTTTATGGCCTATGAAAAAAAGTTTGGAAGAAGCCTACTATCCAAGTCAAGATTTGCGAGATGCTTTTGGCATTCAAGAAAAATGGCTAAAGCGTCGTCCTAGTGAACTCTCGGGAGGGGAATTGCAACGCTTTTCGATTGTGCGTTCATTACATCCAGAGACGAAATACCTTATTGCAGATGAAATGACTACTATGTTGGATAGCATTACACAAGCTAGTGTATGGAAAAGCCTGTTGGAGATTGTAAAGGATAGAAATTTAGGTCTCATCATTATTAGTCATGAGTTTGATATGTTAGAAAAACTTTGTGACGCGTGCTATATGATTGAAGAGAATCGTACTCAACTGTTCAAGCATACCTAA
- the lmb gene encoding metal ABC transporter substrate-binding lipoprotein/laminin-binding adhesin Lmb, with amino-acid sequence MKKGFFLMAMVVSLVMIAGCDKSANPKQPTQGMSVVTSFYPMYAMTKEVSGDLNDVRMIQSGAGIHSFEPSVNDVAAIYDADLFVYHSHTLEAWARDLDPNLKKSKVDVFEASKPLTLDRVKGLEDMEVTQGIDPATLYDPHTWTDPVLAGEEAVNIAKELGRLDPKHKDSYTKNAKAFKKEAEQLTEEYTQKFKKVRSKTFVTQHTAFSYLAKRFGLKQLGISGISPEQEPSPRQLKEIQDFVKEYNVKTIFAEDNVNPKIAHAIAKSTGAKVKTLSPLEAAPSGNKTYLENLRANLEVLYQQLK; translated from the coding sequence ATGAAAAAAGGTTTTTTTCTCATGGCTATGGTCGTGAGTTTAGTAATGATAGCAGGGTGTGATAAGTCAGCAAACCCCAAACAGCCTACGCAAGGCATGTCAGTTGTAACCAGCTTTTACCCAATGTATGCGATGACAAAAGAAGTATCTGGAGACCTCAATGATGTGAGGATGATCCAATCAGGTGCAGGCATTCATTCCTTTGAACCGTCTGTAAATGATGTGGCAGCTATTTATGACGCGGATTTGTTTGTTTACCATTCACATACCTTAGAAGCTTGGGCAAGGGATCTAGACCCTAATTTAAAAAAATCAAAGGTTGATGTGTTTGAAGCGTCAAAACCTTTGACACTAGATAGAGTCAAAGGGCTAGAAGATATGGAAGTCACACAAGGCATTGATCCTGCGACACTTTATGACCCACATACCTGGACAGATCCCGTTTTAGCTGGTGAGGAAGCTGTTAATATCGCTAAAGAGCTAGGACGTTTGGATCCTAAACACAAAGACAGTTACACTAAAAATGCTAAGGCTTTCAAAAAAGAAGCAGAGCAACTAACTGAAGAATACACTCAAAAATTTAAAAAGGTGCGCTCAAAAACATTCGTGACGCAGCACACGGCATTTTCTTATCTGGCTAAACGATTCGGCTTGAAACAACTTGGTATCTCGGGCATTTCCCCAGAGCAAGAGCCCTCTCCTCGCCAATTGAAAGAAATTCAAGACTTTGTTAAAGAATACAACGTCAAGACTATTTTTGCAGAAGACAATGTCAATCCCAAAATTGCTCATGCTATTGCGAAATCAACAGGAGCTAAAGTAAAGACATTAAGTCCACTTGAAGCTGCTCCAAGCGGAAACAAGACATATCTAGAAAATCTTAGAGCAAATTTGGAAGTGCTCTATCAACAGTTGAAGTAA
- a CDS encoding ABC transporter substrate-binding protein — MSKYLKYFSIITLFLTGLILVACQQQKPQTKERQRKQRPKDELVVSMGAKLPHEFDPKDRYGVHNEGNITHSTLLKRSPELDIKGELAKTYHLSEDGLTWSFDLHDDFKFSNGEPVTADDVKFTYDMLKADGKAWDLTFIKNVEVVGKNQVNIHLTEAHSTFTAQLTEIPIVPKKHYNDKYKSNPIGSGPYMVKEYKAGEQAIFVRNPYWHGKKPYFKKWTWVLLDENTALAALESGDVDMIYATPELADKKVKGTRLLDIPSNDVRGLSLPYVKKGVITDSPDGYPVGNDVTSDPAIRKALTIGLNRQKVLDTVLNGYGKPAYSIIDKTPFWNPKTAIKDNKVAKAKQLLTKAGWKEQADGSRKKGDLDAAFDLYYPTNDQLRANLAVEVAEQAKALGITIKLKASNWDEMATKSHDSALLYAGGRHHAQQFYESHHPSLAGKGWTNITFYNNPTVTKYLDKAMTSSDLDKANEYWKLAQWDGKTGASTLGDLPNVWLVSLNHTYIGDKRINVGKQGVHSHGHDWSLLTNIAEWTWDESTK; from the coding sequence GTGTCAAAATACCTAAAATACTTCTCTATTATCACGTTATTTTTGACTGGGCTTATTTTAGTTGCATGTCAACAACAAAAGCCTCAAACAAAAGAACGTCAGCGCAAACAACGTCCAAAAGACGAACTTGTCGTTTCTATGGGGGCAAAGCTCCCTCATGAATTCGATCCAAAGGACCGTTATGGAGTCCACAATGAAGGGAATATCACTCATAGCACTCTATTGAAACGTTCTCCTGAACTAGATATAAAAGGAGAGCTTGCTAAAACATACCATCTCTCTGAAGATGGGCTGACTTGGTCGTTTGACTTGCATGATGATTTTAAATTCTCAAATGGTGAGCCTGTTACTGCTGATGATGTTAAGTTTACTTATGATATGTTGAAAGCAGATGGAAAGGCTTGGGATCTAACCTTCATTAAGAACGTTGAAGTAGTTGGGAAAAATCAGGTCAATATCCATTTGACTGAGGCGCATTCGACATTTACAGCACAGTTGACTGAAATCCCAATCGTCCCTAAAAAACATTACAATGATAAGTATAAGAGCAATCCTATCGGTTCAGGACCTTACATGGTAAAAGAATATAAGGCTGGAGAACAAGCTATTTTTGTTCGTAACCCTTATTGGCATGGGAAAAAACCATACTTTAAAAAATGGACTTGGGTCTTACTTGATGAAAACACAGCACTAGCAGCTTTAGAATCTGGTGATGTTGATATGATCTACGCAACGCCAGAACTTGCTGATAAAAAAGTCAAAGGCACCCGCCTCCTTGATATTCCATCAAATGATGTGCGCGGCTTATCATTACCTTATGTGAAAAAGGGCGTCATCACTGATTCTCCTGATGGTTATCCTGTAGGAAATGATGTCACTAGTGATCCAGCAATCCGAAAAGCCTTGACTATTGGTTTAAATAGGCAAAAAGTTCTCGATACGGTTTTAAATGGTTATGGTAAACCAGCTTATTCAATTATTGATAAAACACCATTTTGGAATCCAAAAACAGCCATTAAAGATAATAAAGTAGCTAAAGCTAAGCAATTATTGACAAAAGCGGGATGGAAAGAACAAGCAGACGGTAGCCGTAAAAAAGGTGACCTTGATGCAGCGTTTGATCTGTACTACCCTACTAATGATCAATTGCGAGCGAACTTAGCCGTTGAAGTAGCAGAGCAAGCCAAGGCCCTAGGGATTACTATTAAACTCAAAGCTAGTAACTGGGATGAAATGGCAACGAAGTCACATGACTCAGCCTTACTTTATGCCGGAGGACGTCATCACGCGCAGCAATTTTATGAATCGCATCATCCAAGCCTAGCAGGGAAAGGTTGGACCAATATTACGTTTTATAACAATCCTACCGTGACTAAGTACCTTGACAAAGCAATGACATCTTCTGACCTTGACAAAGCTAACGAATATTGGAAGTTAGCGCAGTGGGATGGCAAAACAGGTGCTTCTACTCTTGGAGATTTGCCAAATGTATGGTTGGTGAGCCTTAACCATACTTATATTGGTGATAAACGTATCAATGTAGGTAAACAAGGCGTCCACAGTCATGGTCATGATTGGTCATTATTGACTAACATTGCCGAGTGGACTTGGGATGAATCAACTAAGTAA
- a CDS encoding ABC transporter permease encodes MKRTTIIIIWKIIRCVTLIFGVSVLTFVLLKQSPVDPVMASVNYDTSLTPAQYKAIAHHYGLDKPALVQYFIWLKNVIQGDLGTSLVYRQPVSDIIRSRAGASFILMGLSWILSGLIGFILGTLSAFHQGKLLDRVVRWFSYLQISVPTFWIGLIFLLIFSVQLGWFPIGISSPIGTLSQDITLADRVKHLMLPVFTLSILGIANVTLHTRTKMMSVLSSEYVLFARARGETQWQIFKHHCLRNAIVPAITLHFSYFGELFGGSVLAEQVFSYPGLGSTLTEAGLKSDTPLLLAIVMIGTLFVFAGNLIADILNSIINPQLRRKV; translated from the coding sequence GTGAAACGTACTACCATTATTATCATCTGGAAAATCATCAGATGTGTCACGCTTATTTTTGGGGTATCTGTTTTGACCTTCGTTTTGTTAAAACAATCTCCAGTAGATCCAGTCATGGCAAGTGTCAATTATGACACATCACTAACCCCTGCTCAGTACAAAGCGATTGCTCACCACTATGGCTTGGATAAGCCAGCTCTAGTCCAATATTTTATTTGGTTGAAAAATGTGATACAGGGAGATTTAGGGACCTCGCTCGTTTATCGGCAACCTGTTAGTGATATTATTAGATCACGGGCAGGTGCTTCTTTCATACTTATGGGACTCTCTTGGATCTTATCGGGTCTTATTGGATTTATCTTAGGAACGTTATCCGCTTTCCATCAAGGGAAATTACTTGACCGAGTTGTCAGGTGGTTTTCATACCTTCAGATATCAGTACCAACGTTTTGGATTGGACTCATTTTTTTATTAATCTTTTCTGTCCAGCTGGGGTGGTTCCCGATTGGTATTTCTTCCCCGATAGGCACTTTGAGTCAAGATATTACGTTAGCTGATCGAGTTAAGCACCTTATGTTACCTGTTTTCACGCTAAGTATTCTAGGCATTGCCAATGTCACCCTTCATACGAGAACTAAAATGATGTCGGTGCTTTCTAGTGAATATGTCTTATTTGCCAGAGCGCGTGGGGAAACACAGTGGCAAATTTTTAAACATCATTGCCTTAGAAATGCTATCGTACCAGCTATTACACTGCATTTTTCCTATTTTGGAGAATTGTTTGGAGGATCTGTTCTTGCTGAGCAAGTTTTCTCATATCCTGGCTTAGGGTCTACCCTCACTGAAGCAGGACTTAAAAGTGATACACCGCTCCTTCTAGCTATTGTGATGATAGGGACATTATTTGTTTTTGCGGGCAATCTTATTGCGGATATTTTAAATAGCATCATCAATCCACAGTTAAGGAGAAAAGTATGA
- a CDS encoding DNA topology modulation protein: MKIAIIGHSGSGKSTLARFLGQHYHCEVFHLDQLHFSSNWQERSDHDMIADLSTCLLKQDLIIEGNYANCLYEERMSEADYIIYVNFSRFHCVYRAFKRYLNYRGKTRPDMADNCQEKFDVAFVKWILLDGRSRNQLKKYQSVVQKYSHKTIVLTNQKQLSHYMNTIN; encoded by the coding sequence TTGAAAATTGCCATCATTGGACATAGTGGCTCTGGCAAGTCAACCTTAGCACGATTTTTAGGCCAACATTACCATTGTGAGGTATTCCATTTAGACCAACTACACTTCTCATCGAACTGGCAAGAACGGTCAGATCATGACATGATAGCTGATTTATCAACATGCCTGCTCAAACAAGATTTGATTATTGAGGGGAATTATGCCAATTGTCTCTATGAAGAGCGCATGAGTGAAGCTGATTACATTATCTATGTTAATTTCAGTCGGTTTCATTGTGTCTATCGAGCATTTAAGCGTTATTTAAACTATAGGGGAAAAACGCGTCCTGATATGGCTGACAACTGTCAGGAAAAATTTGACGTTGCGTTTGTGAAATGGATTCTACTAGATGGACGTTCAAGAAACCAATTAAAAAAATACCAATCCGTTGTCCAAAAATACTCTCATAAAACCATTGTCTTAACAAATCAAAAGCAGCTAAGTCATTATATGAATACGATCAACTAA